The DNA window AGGACTGTAGTATATCAAATGAATCCATGGAGATGATGAGAAGCTTTCATGTTATTATCCAAGACTACATCTAATGATAAATTTATTAACAGTAGCCACGAAACACACGTATTGCATGTGTATCgtgttattttaatattatcatAGGTAAAcaagatgaaaaaaaaaaagaaatttttattacaacttgggaaaaaaaataagagaaaaATGACAACCTGGTTAGGGCCACCCATCACAAACGACAAAACCGGTCACATTTAGTTAGCATTGTTTTTTTAATTGATATCCGCAGCACATGTTGTTGAGTCAAATTGTATCAAAAACGAACTTATTCACGAATTAAAAGAAAGGTGCAAATAACTATTCGTTAAAAACTTTGTATTAATTTAATATCTTTATATCTGTAAAATGCAGGTTCCACttgtaattaatttaattagattTTAATTTGTTTAAATCTGGCTTTTCACTTAGGCATTCACGTATAGCATCCAATTTACTATAGCTGTATCACATGCATGCCTTATTTTTAGGCCGCTTGTCTTGCCGTGTGtttggtgcaataattgtccctgcttgatagagcgatcgaactataatgcttgagctgctgtgctgtttaaaatatttgagttgcaccattaccactatttattgcttttggtaaagcggtaagtaCTCGGTCCTACACTGTGATTTCTTTCCATTTACAAAAATAGGTTTGATAAATATTAGCAATGATTCTTACATTTGTTCTTACGACATGATTGATATGAGTGAATGAAATAATACATGAAAAAAATCAATCTTGAAATAGAATGAAAATGAGATTGAATGATAATTATATTTCATTCAATGATTGgtatcaaaagaaataaaaatagcattgaatgaaattaattttaataatcaaatattttttaattaaaattaaaataataactaaatcaaaaaaatattaattttattattgttaaaataacaaaaataaaattattgatgctctattaattattttaaaattatagttATCATAtagatttattattattattttatctgATAAAATAGctatcattcaataaaatattaatttattttagtttatatattaatattattaacatGATTATTgacttattattttatttattttaattattaatattaacataattattaaagtatgatcattttattttttattattatataaatatatattattattgttaatgtaatatataattttttatttattattataattattataacaATAAAGTACATACAATAACaatcataatattttatttattatttttgttgttaTCATTATGATGAAGGagctaaataaaataaaaaaaaattgtaaaataggTAAAAATTGATCGTGTGAATGAATATTTTCATCTAAAATAGATAGAATTACTATTTTCATGAGTATGAGGATGATCATTCTCATTTGAATGAACATTCACATTTCAATGTCTTTCTAAGTATTGAGAATGAGAAGAGAAATGCTCATTTCAATTTGATCTCATTTTCTCCAAACAAGTAATTAAGCtcttaatataaattaattacacAATCTTTATCGtgttacacacacacacacacacacgaaaTAGAATTATTTTTTACTACTTACGTAgtcaatttatataaaaataagtcATTGACATATTATAAGTCTATTTCGCAGCTCCCACCTAATTGCATATTTTAGGGCGAGGTGGGTGGGTGGATGATCTATATCTATGTACctaaattcaataattttatgTGTAATTTGTATGTTCAATGTATATAACACATGATTTGTAAGATAATGATAATGATAGGTCAAAAATCTTTTGTGATTTTGAAATACGTACATATCAGGTGTCTGTACTTCAAAAGTTTTAGGGTTTGATGTAAATTTTTAGTCTATTAATCCTGTCTCGAGCTTTCAATACATTAAAGTTTTATAGATTAGTTCAATAATCTTTGAGATAACAAATTATTCTAatgaaaaatttcaaaaaataaaaataaaaatagtcaGAAGAACTCTAGCTTTCTACGGAAATGATGGAAAAAaagatatatttattattaatatggATAGCAATTGGCATGCACTTATATACAAAATTGCAAGTGTGATTCCTGATTAGTCAACaatgaattaaatttaaagaaatatgaGCCTAAACAAATTGTACTAGTCAATTGCCTTGGGTTGCTTCTGTAGGAGAACTGTTGCCTTCCTTGTCTATAGATTCGACTATGCATTCCACCTTCTCTTCCACTTCTTGAACCTGCATTTTCACATTGTATTCAAAATAATTAGTCTAAAATAAACTGAGAACGtattttttattctaaaatttcttcaaaaaaCATTTGAAAACAACCTCATGTATATTGCattctattaattaatttatcatatGCCATAGATATTTTGTTTTATAGTTCAAATAATATTCGATCACTGCCTTTAAGAAAACAGAATTATTAAATTCTAgttcttgaatttttttcattgttttcagacacttttttttttacctTGTCAATAAGTTGATCGAGAGAATCAGCAGTTTTAGCAGTTTTATCAGCCATATTTTCAACAAAGTCCACCATTTCCTTTAGTTTTCCTTGGGGAAGATCATCCGATATGTCTTCGGCAATCTTCTCTACCTCCTCCGCCACTTTTTCAACCACTTCCACTATATCTTCCACTGTTTGCACGGCACTCACAATCCTCTCTGCAATCCACAGATTAAATTCGTCCAATGAGTTGAGCATCGAAAATTCGGAGGAcacttgaaaatatgatgttattTGTAGAAAAGGAAGAAAAATTTAAGTTCGGGGAGAATTCCTTACTTTGAAGAACCCATAATGGCCCCCATTTGTGAGAGAAGAAAGGCAGTATCAGGGATACCACCATTCCAAGAATCCAACTTTTGCTGCAATTTTGGTAGATGAAATCAAGTGTATCAGTCAGGATTGATTGATGAAATgaaatctctctctctctctctctctctctctctgtgtgtgtgtgtgtgtgtgtggagtTACAAATGAGCAAATTAATTTACATTGATCCGGAAGGTGGAGGGGTAGAAGGCAATGGAGCTGCCGGCACACTAGTAGCATAAACAGTAAAAGAACTCCTGCAATGCAAACAaacaaacatatataaaatCCATCATTCCAATCTAGCAAAACAAAATTCTTTTACAGATGTCAAGAGAGAAACTCAACTATATATAGCATATATAtatgtagttttttttttttttttgcagaacTTTGTAGTACAAATTTTATTGTCGTATCAAGAACTAAAcctatacatatacatatacatacctTTTGAGTTTCCTACAAAATTGCACACTTGATTTGTTGCCCTCAAATCTGATGTTGAAATTTGAGATACCCAAGTTGGAGACAGGATTCAATGACATAACTTGAGGTCTCTGATATAGCTTCAATTGGAACCGGGTCGACTCGTGGCAGACAACGTTAGAGCTTGTAGTCATAGACATATTTGATCTTAGCACAATGGAAAAAAGATAATGTGTATTTGGGATTCAAAGTTATAGAAAGCCTTAGAAAAACGCTTAAGCAAAGATGATATAATTTGAGACTTTACTGTGAAAGAGGGCTGTATTTGTAGGAACAAGAAATAAGATTTTGAATGGATAGAGTCAACAAGGGTTTTTCGGGAACTAAGAAAACTTCAGCAGACACGTTGTAAATAGCACAGCGTGAAACAGTCAATTCTGACAACCAAGTCACATGGCCGCCAATCacattattcaatttatttctaCGTAATAATTTAGtattttgtgataattaatAAAACTTAATCATACTGTGCATCAGTTCTTCGTGGATCAAACCTCGTGGAAATGTCTAGGAAATTGATTTGAAAAAGAATCTTGCCTGAAAAACGTGTTGAATTCTTTTTCTAATGTATAGAAAACATTTTGTTTTCTGTTgacatatttatttatatgcCTTTAACTAATGTGTTTAAAATAAGTGTTcgattcatttatttatttcaattttgaATTCAAATTATCAAtcgaatttattttattaaaacgaAAGAGTGTTATTTAATCTCACAAGGCATtaaaattgatatatatatttttctatcTCATGGATTTAATTAGGACTAAAGCaatcatcataaaaaaaattataaattttttattatatttattctaTTCTGCACTATGAATTTGTTCACCTATCCTAAACAAAAGTCAGcaacatttaattttttttattatgttattttcTCTATTTAACCACAAAGAAAAGCATCAAGAAAGTTTGTGCTTCATGAGTATGCTTTAATTTTCTTcacttatttattatattactaAATGCATACAttctcaaaaaaaattaaaataaagtgcTTGAAAATCATGAATTGAAGAGTGTGAACTCaaa is part of the Primulina tabacum isolate GXHZ01 chromosome 18, ASM2559414v2, whole genome shotgun sequence genome and encodes:
- the LOC142533038 gene encoding uncharacterized protein LOC142533038: MSMTTSSNVVCHESTRFQLKLYQRPQVMSLNPVSNLGISNFNIRFEGNKSSVQFCRKLKRSSFTVYATSVPAAPLPSTPPPSGSIKSWILGMVVSLILPFFSHKWGPLWVLQKRIVSAVQTVEDIVEVVEKVAEEVEKIAEDISDDLPQGKLKEMVDFVENMADKTAKTADSLDQLIDKVQEVEEKVECIVESIDKEGNSSPTEATQGN